The sequence ttttgtcgatcgtggtgacatatgcaagtgttcgccacgctgattgagcaaattttacacaaggttcatatgtgagcccacagataacagatatacaggcttacatatgaactgtgtgtaaaatttgttcaatcagcgtggcgaacacttgcagatgtcaccacgatcaacACAACGtgcaccacgatttgggtggcGCTTTCACATGaaccacaattttgggtgcaatatttacttcacgctagatttttgttttgttgttggttaaaatgaaaagtttatttttgttttattccgatcgaattctcgtgtgatttatgcgacatagaaataaaattgtctttaacacttagggaaatcgtgtgataagtgttagaatgattgtagttggaatatttctataacaggcaggaggattttgttatcgttccggaacgcagTGGAACGCTTTGAAAGATCGCGAGGAAcattcgagtaggtggcagtagtgtttccaacgtatagcaaatttgaaatttacacagggttttgaaaaattttgttcgagcctgtatatctgttatctgtggtgggcctgtatatctgttatctgtgaacGAGCATTGGGTTACTTTCGTTCcattttaacagttcggctgaaaagttcgtatcgtttaatagaaacacacatttttttgccaaaattcgtttttattattcaacataattgccatcagaggcgatacagcgattatagcgatcttccaacttttcgataccatttttgtagtacgatttgtcctttgcctcaaaataggcctcagtttcagcgattacttcttcattgcttctaaattttttaccagcgagcattctgttgaggtctaagaacaggaaagagtcactgggggccaaatctggagaatacggtggatgagagagcaattcgaagcccaattcgttcaatttcagcatagttttcatcgacttgtgacacggtgcattgtcttgatgaaacaaaacttttttcttcttcaaatgagaccgttttttgaaatttcgtccttcaaacgctctaataacgctatataatagtcactattgatggtttttcccttttcaaggtagtcgatgaaaattataccatgcgaatcccaaaatacagacgccataaccttaccggccgattgttgagtctttccacgctttgggttcggttcatcgcgtgcagtccactcagctgactgtcgattggactccggagtgaagtgatggagccatgtttcgtccattgttatatatcgacgaaaaaaatcggttttatttcgatataacagctccaaacactgctcagattcatcaattcgttgttgtttttgatcgattgtgagctcacgcggcacccattttgcacaaagctttctcatatccaaatattcgtgaataatatgtccaacacgttcctttgatatctttagggtgtcagctatctcgatcaacttcactttacggtcattgaaaatcattttgtggatttttttcacgttttcatcggtaacagcctcttttggacgtccactgcgttcatcgtcttcggtgctcatatgaccagtacgaaattttgcaaaccacttacgaattgttgcttcgcccggtgcagagtctggataacactcatcaagccattttttggtatcggcggcacattttttcatcaaaaagtagtgtttcatcaacacacgaaattcctttttttccatttttttcacaataacaaaagtagcttcactcaaaatgcaatatctcacaaactaataatcagacagctgtcaaatttatacacgtatcttttgaaggttagtactaactgaaaatggtatggatttaattctagtggcgccctctcatagaaacgatacgaacttttcagccgatctgttagatgtAAAATAAAATAGCCCTTCATTATAATGAACAGTGTTGTGACTAACCTAGaagtttattattatcaagaCTACTTCATGACAGTCGTTATGCCACCAGTGATAAGTTACAAACTTATCACTTGATTATATTGAATTGTTTGGAAACACTGACGAACTTTCGTACTCAGACCCACACTGTCAGTTGAGAATGAATGCCGAATCAAATCCGAGTaggcgaaaaattttcattcagaattccatgtggaattcAGTATGAAAACTGAATCAATGCAAACTTCAGTGCAACAACCAATGCCGAATGAATTTAGCCTCCAATATGTCAGAactacccacattatcagatccgaaggTATTCCAAaccggcgagaaattttcactcGGAATTGtaaatggaaatcataatgaattccgaatgaattcccactccagtgcaacaaccgattccgaatgaatttcgcctccaaccggttgattcggaaatctgtcggaattgagtgagaagatgcggactaaattgtcaattcgttttttCTTATTCTTTCCCGATTTAAATGATTTTCCGATATATCATTTGACATTCTCATGAATCAATTATGTTAACAAAATTATAGCATTCGAATGTTTTTATGTTGAATGTTGCGAGAATAGAGACAGCCAAACGCAAAACAAATGTTTGCTCCAGAAATATTTAATGTCATTAAAGTAAATGTAGAAGTAAAACGCGTTTTCATTGTGCTGACTAGATATTTCTGCAATATAATTAGCTAGTTCAATTTCATATTGCGTATAGACTATTTTTGGATAGTTTGGAGTTTCCTGatagtttcctgatgaaaataaaccaatctcatttgcagttgTAGTTGGTAATGAATAAAGCTGTCACAAAGCTTAATGGGCGAAcacttttcattttaatttccatgTGGATTCATTATTCCAAATTTGCAATCAATGCGGATCCCTGGTtgcaaattaaattttaaagGTTTTGTTCATCGATAGCCAATACTTTCTTCATCTTTCTAGCAATTCACGGATACACTTTCTGAAAAATTGGACTAGTTTGGCGGCAATCCACaaattgattaatttttcaGGCTTATTATAATTGGAGAAGTGTTAGTCAGCCAGGCCATACTGCATCGACCAGCGATGTGCGAGATTTATAGTGTTGTGTCCTAAAATTACTTTGTCGTTTTTATCGATTTATTGTGACCGTTTTGCATCAATTGTTGTCGATAGAACCGGTAATCGACGTTTCTTGGCTTCAACTAATACGACACCCAATTGCCTaccttttgaatcatttttattGATTCTAAACGTTGGCAAATGGCTGACTCGGAGTAATTCCGAATAATTTTGCAAGTTCTTCTTGCGTTTGCGACGGGTTTTAATCAAGCAATTCCTCCAATTTTTCTTTGGTGGCGCTACGACTCGTTAGATTAGCTAGAGCATGCTCACTTTACTCTTCCACCAAAATTCGATAACTTTCGGCGGCTGTTTTCTTCAAGTAATAATCCAAATAATCATACAACTTTTTCTTTGTCTCAGTTGTTGCAAACGGGCTGAAATCCAATTTCGCAACGGTCCATGTCGAGGTGGTGGACTGCCCAAATCTCATGGAGGATCCGTTTCATCTGGCTGGTCAAGGTACAAACTACGCTATTGGATTATTCCTATTCCACATTCCTTAACTTCTAATCGCTATTCTCATCTAGGTCTAAACGGCAGTCCAACGCTCGTTGAATTGGGCGGTCCACCGTACCTACTTCCACATGTGGATTATACCAAATTGTACGATCTGGTGTCCGTTTCTCAGCGAGCCCTGAACGACACCAAAAAGGAGTTTCTGGCGATCGGTGCCGGTGCAGGTCCGTATCCGCTCGTAGATTCCAACTGCGAAGGAATGTTCAATCTGAGAGTGCACGCCAACGGTCACGTTACAAGTGAGAGTCATCTGGCTCGAGTCAATCCGGATCGAAAGAAAGCTGTGCTACAGAAAATCCCGAGTAGTGAAACGAGGTGTGCCCTGCTGGGAAATATCTTCCTCTCGGAAGGTAAACCGGGAAAAGTGCTGAAGGTTAGCTGCAAGAAACGTACCGGAAATAAGGACTTCATCGCAAGCATTAGAACTGCACTGGAACAACACTACGGTGAACGCACGGTTGGAATGGGAGGAGTATTCCTGTTGAAGAAAGGCAAAGCGAAACAGCACGTAATGTCTCCGTTCTCGGAAACTGCCATCAACACGGAAGACGAGTTGAACAAATGGCTTAACTTTTTCGACATGTCCGCCACGTTGATTGCGGTCGGTACGCTGGTAACGAACGAGTGCGATCTTGATCTACGGTTGCAACATTTCCATAGCTTTTCGCGACACGGCGAGGGAGGTCATTACCATATCGATACCACACCGGACATAGTTGAGTACGAGGGTTACTTCAACATAGGAGAAAAAATTGTTAGGGTAGATAAACCGACCAACACGCACAAATTCGGACGAGATTGATATTCAGGGTTGGATCAGTAAaatcatacaattttttttttgttgaaatgatTCCTCAGATGTGTTTCCGAAATGACCCCATTATCTAGAGGCCAGCAGTAATTAAACGGCCGATTTGCGTTACTGTGTAAATGATAAGAGATGtcagctgttgaaaaattgTTATTTCACCCATACTCCGCGTCACAAAATTGTTTTGCATTGTACTTGGGCGACTGATAATACATCTTTCGAAACATTCACGGCCGTTAGTACGGAGATTTAATACAGAAAGTGTGAAATGGGTAACGATGTGACAGGAGCACGGTTGATCTTTTGACATTATCTAATTTGCTTTGGAAAAAAGATGAAGTTGTGgaaaattataatttatttagttcatagcggcccttacacgagaattatttttgtcatttttaatgatgactgagtaatgatgtatttcaaatttgatagaaaactcgtcattactgcaccatatacgttcattaaaatgatattatttattAGTAATGACATGTTTAATGACGCGGCTATtaggtcatcattaaaaatgacaaaaataattgtcCCAGggtggcgattcaatgcataggacgctggtcttacaagccagttgtcgtatgttcgaaccccgacctggaaggattcttagtgtcagtaggatctgtAGAAGAGATACGAAATAATAACTAAAAATTgcacaaattataaaataaatgataattgtaaatataatattaataaatccTAATTTAAATCACAATACGCTATTTGATTAATTAATTCATTACGACATTTATGATTGCCGCTTGAAGTAGCAAACATCGCGTTCCCCATATTACGGCTCATCACTTGTGGCATTTCTAGCAGCAAAGAACAACCAATGGCAGAGCGAGCGTTCTGATAACCTTCCTATAAAACTAGAAGGGCAACCTCAACCAGCTCATTCGATATTCGGACGCCGTGACGATCAGAAGCAGGTAGCAGCCACAAGAAAAAAACGAAGCGAGTTCTGGAAGAGAGAGCCCTCTTATTAAAGCAGCGCAATCTCAactagaggcgtgcaaaacagctcattttggtgaacagctccgaaccgatcagctcaccaaagtgaatcgattcgatgtatcagctcatcagctcttttattttgaacttaaggttcattttgtggtCCGTTTTTCTTatcaccggttttctttcaaatgcatgatcgaaattgatttgcaatgatgcaatgaatgcaatgcgaaataatttatctttaattgatgtcgactaaattgaatctcttaaagagccgaagatccgatcagctcgtagcgtgttccctgcgtcataatgcagtgaactgggtagcaaatgagtgagctggtgagctgcggttcttttgaaaagagctgtgagctgtcagctcacttcaatgattcgattcactggaacagctcaggagcgaattgcccatctctaatctcAACCAGCTCATTCGTATTTCGGTCACCGTGACGACAGGTAGCAGCAAAACCAGCACTAACTTCTGAAGACGCCGTGACGATTAGCATCAACCAAGGACACCCACCGAGGGCCAAACGACGCACAGACACAACATGGCCAATCACgacaggatccatagtactagccatgcaatgattctgtacactaagaatcggctgcgaagtctgttgaaacaggaaggccaaattccacaaaaggaatgtaatgccaagactttgctttgctttgtaagggccgcttatcaaTACCCATTGATTCGAAAAATGATGTAGAGGAAATAGTCCCGGGACCATTGGTATTTCTGGAGTGCCAATGATCAGAGAGATGACAgcagttcgtttggaatgacagctttcgGTGGGTGTAGGAAGGCTCCTCCTCACATTGACTCAAAAACGGGCTggataatgaattcttacttgaCTACTCGTTTCTTAGTGCTCGATCGACCCAATTGGCTCACTGAATTTTCACTCACTTTATGAATGTGCGCAACGCTGTGAGGGAtatctgttaaaaaaaaaatttaaaactgtcaaaaataaaactcgagcctaaaaaaattaaaaatgcttttatttggctcattgcggttagcttaacgtggccgttgGTCTTGTTGTTAGAAAGAGTTGGAAGGGAATCCGTATTAAGGGGCGGCTTACTCCCCTAGGGTTAGTGAAGctagcttcatttagaattggaacaaacttttgctcatattgtggcgctcctgttggacggatttggaagttaacGTAGGATTttcgacattccgcaaatcgactgtactttgtaaacaatcaacgtggAAGCCGAAagtagggaaaaaattgtgcacagttatttggaaaatccattgtggtctgcatctagggtaggtaaacagctgaaattgcccagaaataccgaatGGCgcagaaactgcgtggtaagattttgaagacgattaagaggaatcctaatctgtcggaccgtgatttggccagaaaattcggtgctgcccatagtactacagactaacagacaagacactcaaattagatttttcaatcattttaacggtcatttcgaatattcctttagttgggacagtactcacatgtgtcatgatggcaccacgttaccctatcaaaaacatcctgtctgtcatttagactctgtttatttttttcatt comes from Malaya genurostris strain Urasoe2022 chromosome 3, Malgen_1.1, whole genome shotgun sequence and encodes:
- the LOC131437615 gene encoding ester hydrolase C11orf54 homolog, with amino-acid sequence MASIDTTILPFEEKRLHTPPLDEVRNVVANGLKSNFATVHVEVVDCPNLMEDPFHLAGQGLNGSPTLVELGGPPYLLPHVDYTKLYDLVSVSQRALNDTKKEFLAIGAGAGPYPLVDSNCEGMFNLRVHANGHVTSESHLARVNPDRKKAVLQKIPSSETRCALLGNIFLSEGKPGKVLKVSCKKRTGNKDFIASIRTALEQHYGERTVGMGGVFLLKKGKAKQHVMSPFSETAINTEDELNKWLNFFDMSATLIAVGTLVTNECDLDLRLQHFHSFSRHGEGGHYHIDTTPDIVEYEGYFNIGEKIVRVDKPTNTHKFGRD